The Deltaproteobacteria bacterium genome includes the window TGCGCCGTCGATCAGGCGGCGCAGGCCGTCCCGGACGATGCTGTGGTCGTCGGCCAGGAGGACGCGGATCACGCCGGCTCCCCTTTCGCGACGCGGAGCGGGAGCCGCAGGTCGATCCGGGCCCCTCCGCCCGGTCGGTTGCCGATCGACAGCGTTCCCCCGATCAACGACGCGCGCTCCCGCATCCCGACCACCCCGAGCCCCTTCGATTCGTCCAGCCGGTCCGTGTCGAACCCCTTCCCGTCGTCCTCCACCGAAAGCAGGAGGGCGCCCTCCTCCACGCGGAGCGCGACGTCGACCCGCGTCGCTCCGGAGTGGCGCGCCACGTTCGTCAACGCCTCCTGGGCGATCCGGTAGACGGCGGTCGCCGCCTTGTCCGCGATCCGGGGCACGCCGCGGGGACGATAGACGCATCGTATCCTCGAACGCTTCTCGAAGTCCCGTATATACCAGTCGAGCGCGTCGACCAGCCCGAGGTTGTCAAGCGCGCCCGGACGGAGACGGGTGGCGATCCCCCGGACCTCGTCGATCGCCTTGTCGATGATGCCGCACATCGCCTGGGCCTGCCGCGACGCCGCGGGATCCGCGTCCTTCAGGCGGTCCCGGAGCCACGCCGAGTCGAGGGCGAGCGCCGTCAGCACCTGGCCGAACTCGTCGTGGAGCTCGCGCGCCACGGCGGCGCGCTCCTTCTCCTGTCCCGCGATGATGCTGTCGGACAGCCGCCGCAGCTGGTCCTCCGCCCGCTTGATCCCGGAGATGTCGGTGGAGATCCCGCAAAGGGTCGCGACCTCCCCCGCCTCGTCGTAGATCGGGAAGCGCGTGGTGAGGTAGATGCGCGAATCGTCGCCCTGCGGGAACGTCTCCTCCGCCTGGACCGGTTTTCGGCCGTCGAAGACCTTCCGGTCGTTCTCGCGGAGCGCGCCGGCGAATTCGCGGGGGAAGACGTCGAAGTCGGTCCGGCCGCGCACCTCCGCGTTCCGGACCCCGAACAGCTCCGTGAACCGGGGGTTGACGTAGATGTACCGCCCCTCCCGGTCCTTGACGTACACGACGGCGGGCGTGTGCCGGAGGATGCTCGTGAACCGGCGGGTCCGCTCCTTCACCTGCCGCTCGAGCTCCCCCGAATGCCGCGTGAGCTTCTCCTGTGCCTCCCGCAACGCCTCCTCCGCGGCCCTCCTCCGGACGATGTCGTCGTTCGCCCGCCGGTAGAGGAACAGGACGGAGAGCCCGATCAGGAAACAGAGGGCCAGGATGATCGGGGCCGTGACCCGGAACAGCGGGGCGGAGATCCTCCGCGAGACGGACCGGAGGTCGCGGAGGTGGACCACGCTCCAGCCGGGATACGTCGATACGTCCAGCCGGGAGAACCGGTACTCCGCGCCGCTCCGGTCCCGCGCCGTCCCGTCGCCGAGGATCGAAAGTCCGCTCCACTCCCACGGCCCCGGCCCGAACTGCTGCGACCGCGACACCTCTTCAATGTCCTCCTGGGTGAGGCTGTGCAGGGATCGGTAAAGCCACTCCCGCCGGTTCGCGGCGAAGACGATCCCCTTGGGGTCCGCGAGGAGGACGATCCCCTCGCCCCCCTGGCGGAACTCCTCCTCGATCCGCTCCGTCGAGATCTTGATCACCGCGACGCCGATGGGAGGGTCGCCCGGTCCGTCGTACACCGGGTGGCTGAAGTACACGCCGCGGGCCTTCGACGTCACCCCCTGAGCCATGTAGGTGGACGGCGACCCGCGGATCGCCTGCCTCCAGTACGGACGGAAGGCGAAATTGTTCCCCACGAAGCTGTCGGGGGCGTCCCGGTTGCTGGACGCGACGGTCGTCCCGACGCGGTCCATGACGTAGCAGACGTCCGCCGCGAGGGCGTCCCGGAAATGGTCGAGCACGGCGTTCGCCCGCGCGACGGAAGGTCCGCGGGGACGGGACAGGACCTCCCCCATCTCCTTCAGGCCGGCCAATGCCCGCGCCGTCTTCAGGTTCTCCGCCAGGAAGGAGGAGACGCCGTTCCGGATCCGCTCGGCCTGGAGCGCGCTGTCCTTCTCGGCCTCCTTGGAGGCCGAATCCCCGAGGGAGCGGAGGTAGACGTATCCCGCGACGGAGACGGAGAGGAAGGAGAGGAACGACAGGACCACGAGGATGACGCGGAGCTTCACGCCGGCCATGGTAGCATTGACATTACGGGTTGACCATATTACGGTCTGGAGATGCGGCGCATGCGCATTTTCCTCGCCACCGGAACGATCCTGTCCCTCCTCCTCTCCGCCGGGTGCTCCGACAAACTCTCCCGCCAGACGGGACTCACCGACGCGGACCTGCTCGCGCGCGGACAGAAGAAGGCGGAGCAGAAGAAGCACAAGGACGCCGCGGAGGCGTTCCAGACGCTCATCGAGCGGTTCCCCACCTCGCCGCTGGCCTCGCGCGCGCAGTTCGCGCTCGCCGAAAGCCGCATGGCGAACCGGGAGGAGATCGAGGCGGAGGTGGCGTTCGACGATTTTCTCCGCCTCTACCCCGCGGACCCGAAGGTCCCGGACGCCCTCTTCCTCAAGGGGAAGCTTCTCTCGGGGCAGCTCCTGCCTCCCGGGCGGGACCAGGGGAAGACGCAGGAGGCGCTGAAAGCGTATTCGCAGTTCCTCGAAAAGGCGCCGGGATCCCCCCGCGCGGCGGAGGCCGGGAAAAGAATCGCGGAGCTCCGGAACCGCCTCGCCCTCCATGAGGGGGCGGTGATCGACCACTTCCTTTCGCGGAAACGGTTCGACAGCGCCGAGGCGCGGGCCCTCCGCGCGCTGGAGGCGTACCCCGACGTGCCGGCCACGCCGGACCTGATGCTTCTCCTTTCGCGCGCGCTCGACCGGCAGGGGAAGAAGGAGGAGGCGGCCAAGGTGCGCAGCACCCTGGCGGCGAAATACCCGGGGCGCGGGGGAGGAAAGCGTTGAGCCGCGAACTGGCGGCGCTGATCCGGATGGGGAAGAGCGCCTTCACCGAGGCGGACTGCCGGAGGGCGGAGCGCCACCTCCAGGAGGCGCTGTCCGGGGGGGCCGACTACCCCGACCTCCACTACACCCTGGGGCTCATCGAGCACCAGCGCGGGAACTACCGGCAGGCGGTCGAACGGTTCGGGAAGGCGATCGCCCTGAACCCCGACTACACCGAAGCCCTGCTGTCGCAGTCGATCACCCTGAACGACATGGGACGGTACGAGGAGGCGCGGGAGGCGTACGACCGCGCCGCCGGGATCCTGTCCCGGCACGGGACTCCTCCCGGGGAGAACCTGGTCCGCGGCCGGATCGCCAACCTCCACAAGGAGCTCGGGGAGCTGTACCTCGCCCTCGGCCGGCAGGAGGAGGCGATCTCGCACTTCCGGAACGCGCTCGCGGCCGCGCCGGAATACCCCGACATCCGCGTGCGGCTGGTCGCGGCGCTGCGGGAGGCGGGGCGGCCGGAGGAGGCGATGGCCGAGGTGGAGGCGTTTCTCGCGGGGGCGCCGGGAAACGCGGCGGCCCTGATCCAGAAGGGGGTGCTCCACTACCTCGCGGGAAACCGCGGACCGGCGCGCCGGTGCTGGGAGGAGGCGCTGTACCGGGACCCGCTCAACAAGATCGTGCAGGTGTACCTGAACGCGATCGACCGGGAGTCGCCTCCCGGCTGACCCGTCCGTTCCGCGCGGGGAATCCCTTTACCACTCCGACAGCGACTCGAACGCCTTCGGGAGCCCGTCGAGGACGGAGCCGCCCGCCTGCGCCATGTCCTTTCTCCCTCCCCCGCCGCCCCCGACGTGGGCCGCGGCCTTCTTCACGATGTCGGATGCGGAGAACTTCGCGGTCAGGTCGGACGTCACGCCGGCCACGAGGTGGCACCGGTCCCCCTCCCGGGTCCCCAGCAGGAGCAGGCCGCTCCCCAGCTTCCCCTTGACCGCGTCCGCAAGCTCGCGCAGCGAGGCCGGGTCCATCGGCTCCACCTCCGCGGCCACGCGGCGGACGCCGTCCCGAAGGACGGCGGACGCGAGGATCTCTCCCACCAGGTCGCGCGAGGAACGCCTTCGCGCATCCTGGAGCGACTTCTCCAGCGCCTTGATCTGCGCGGCGAGCTTCCGGACACGGTCCGGGACTTCCGCCCCCGCGACCTTCAGCTCCCGGGCGACGCCGTGGAGCGTCTCCGCCTCCTCCCGCATCAGTCGCCACGCGGGAAGGCCGGTGACCGCCTCGATCCGCCGGACCCCGGCGGCCAGCGCCCCCTCGGAGAGGACGCGGAACAGGCCGATCTCGGCCGTGTTGCGGACGTGGGTCCCGCCGCACAGTTCCCGGCTCACCCCCTGGACCGTCACCATCCGGACGATGTCCGCGTACTTCTCTCCGAAGAAGGCCATCGCTCCCGCGGCCACCGCTTCCTCGTACGGAAGATGTTCCCAGGAGACGGGGGCGGCGGAAAATACCGCCCGGTTCACTTCTTCCTCGACCGCGGCGAGCGCCTCGGGCGAGAGCCCCTCGTAGTGGGTGAAGTCGAACCGGAGCTTGTCGGGGCCAACGTACGACCCGGCCTGCCGGATGTGGGTCCCCAGCGTCTTTCGCAGCGCGGCCTGCAGCAGGTGCGTCGCGGTGTGGTTCCCCTCCGCGGAACGCCGCTTCGCCTCGTCGACGGCCAGGGACGCCTCCTGCCCTTCCCGGACCGTCCCTTCGACGACCCGCGCCCGGTGGACGATGAGCTCGGCGGAGGGGCGGCGGGTGTCGGTGACTTCCAGCGCGAAACCGTCGCCCGAGATCCTCCCCGTGTCCCCCGCCTGCCCGCCGGACTCCCCGTAGAAGGGGGTCGCGTCGGTCACGATGTCGACCTCCTCGCCGCGGTCGGCCGACGCCACGCGGACCCCCGCGAGGAAGATCGCGACGACGCGGCATTCCGCGATCCGCCGATCGTATCCGACGAAGGAGACGGAGGCCCCGGAGCGCGACAGCTCCGCCGCCACGGCGTCCGCCGCGCCGACCTCCCCGCCCTTCCAGGACGTCCGCGACTGCGCCCGCTGCTTCGCCATCTCGGACTCGAACCCGGCCGCGTCGAGCGCGACCCCCCGTTCCCGGCACAGGTCGGCGGTGAGGTCCACCGGGAACCCGTACGTGTCGTACAACCGGAACGCGGCGTCGCCGGGGAAGACCTTCGCGCCGCCGGACGCCATCCGGGAGAACTCCTCCTCGACCAGCCGCAGCCCCGCGTCGAGCGTCTCGAGGAACCGGCGCTCCTCCTGGAACGCCACCGTGTCGATGAACGAGGCGCTGGCGGCGAGCTCCGGGTACGCGGACGAGAACTCCCCCACCACCGTCCCCGCCACCTTGTGCAGGAACGGTCCGTCGAACCCCAGCTTCTTCCCGTGCCGCAGCGCTCGCCGCATGATCCGGCGCAGGACGTACCCCCGCCCCTCGTTGGACGGCATGATCCCGTCCGCGATCAGGAACGCGGTGGCCCGCGCGTGGTCGGCGACGACCCGCATGGCCGCGTCCAGGGCGGGCGACTTCCCCGGAGCCACGCCGCAGAGACGGGAGATCCCCGCGAGGATCGGCCGGAACAGGTCCGTGTCGTAGTTGCTCTTGACGCCCTGCACCACGCCCGCGAGCCGCTCCAGTCCCATCCCGGTGTCGATGCTCGGCCTGGGCAGCGGCGCCTTCGTTCCGCCCTCGTCCTGGTTGTACTGCATGAAGACGAGGTTCCAGATCTCGAGGAAACGGTCGCAGTCGCACCCCACGGCGCAGCCGGGTTTCCCGCAGCCGACCCCTTCCCCCTGGTCGTAGAGGATCTCGGAGCACGGGCCGCACGGCCCCGTGGGCCCCATCGCCCAGAAGTTGTCCTTCTCGTCGAACCGCACGATCCGGGAGGCCGGGATCCCCATCGTCTTGTGCCACAGGTCGTACGCCTCGTCGTCCTCCCGGAAGACCGACACGGTCATCCGCCCGCCGTCGAGACCGACCTCGCGGGTGAGGAAGTCCCACCCGTAGAAGATCGCGTCCTTCTTGAAGTAGTCCCCGAACGAGAAGTTCCCGAGCATCTCGAAGAGCGTGTGGTGCCGGGCCGTGTAGCCGACGTTCTCGAGGTCGTTGTGCTTCCCGCTTACGCGGAGGCACCGCTGGGAGGTCGCCGCCCGCTTCCAGTCGGCGGACGAAAGTCCCAGGAAATATTCCTTGAACTGGACCATACCCGAGTTGGTGAACAGGAGCGTGGGGTCGTTCGCGGGAACGAGCGAGGAGCTGGGGAGCACCTTGTGTCCGTTGCGCTCGAAATAGGCGAGGAAGGCGGAGCGAAGCTGCGCACCCGTCTTGGCCATTTAATCGTCTCCTTCGGAGTTTTCGACCCAACGCAGGCCGACGGCGCGCCTGCAGGCGTGCGGGGGGAACCCCCGCCCCGCCAGGAACCGGTACGCCTTCGCGGCCCCCTCTCGCCCCGGGGGGACGCCCCGGCGGAACTTCTTCCGCAGCGCGAGCGCCGCCGACTCGGCCACCGCCTCGTCGGTGGACACCTCCCGAAGCGTCTCCGCGACGAGCTCCCGCGGGAACCGCCGGGCCGCGAGCGCGCGGGCGATCTTCGCGGGGCCGTAACGGCGCCCCTCCTGGTAGCTCCGGGCCAGCTGCATGCAGAGGGCCGGGTCGTCGAGCAGGCGAAGGTCGCGCAGCCGTTCGAGCACCGGGGGAACATCGGCCTCGGCGCACCCCTTGCCGAGGAGGCGCATCGCCACCTCCCCGGAGCTCAGGGGGCGCCGCGCGAGCATGCCGATGGCGAGCTCCAGGGGGTTCCCCGGGACCGACGCCCGCTGTTCCTTACGGCTCCTTCGGGGGACCGGCCTTGTCAAAGTCGTCCCAGGTCAGGTCCGATGTGGACGAGACGCCGCGGACCCGGAGGGCGAAGTCGTCCGCGTTGGTGGCCTGGCGCAGCGCCTCGTCGAGCGTGATGAGGTTCTCCTTGAGGAGCACCATGAGGGACTGGTCGAAGGTCTGCATCCCGTAGCTGACGAACCCCTGCTGGATCGCTTCGCGGATCTTCCGGGTCTTGTCCTTGTCCTCTACGTATTCCCGGACGCGGGCGGTGTTCAGCAGGACCTCCGCGGCGGGAACGCGCCCGGCCCCGTCCGCTCGCGGAACCAGCCGCTGCGACACGACGGCCTTCAGGACCGAGGCGAGCTGCAGCCGGATCTGCTTCTGCTGGAACGGAGGGAACGCGGCGACGATCCGGTTGATCGTCTCTCCCGCGTCCAGCGTGTGCAGCGTCGAAAGGACCAGGTGCCCGGTCTCCGCCGCCGTGATGGCGGTCTCGATCGTCTCCAGGTCCCGCATCTCGCCGACCAGGATCACGTCGGGGTCCTGCCGGAGGGCGCTTTTCAGCGCGTCGGCGAACGACGAGGTGTCGACCCCCAGCTCCCGCTGGTTGATGATGCTCTTGTTGTCGCGGAGAAGGAACTCGATCGGGTCCTCGATGGTCATGATGTGGCAGCTGCGCCGCGTGTTGATGAACTGGACCATCGCCGCGAGCGTGGTGGACTTGCCGCACCCGGTGGTCCCCGCGCAGAGGACGAGCCCCCGTTCCTCCAGGGCGATCTCCTCGAGCACCTTCGGGAGGTGCAGGTCCTCGAAGGTCCGCACCCCGACCGGGACCAGGCGCAGCACGAGGCCGATGGTCCCCCGCTGCTGGAAGACGTTCACCCGGAACCGCCCCAGCCCCTGGACGCTGTAGGCGCAGTCGAGCTCGTGGTGCCGCTCGAACCGGCTTTTCTGGTCCTCCCGGAAGATGACGGCGGTCATCGCCGTCAGGTCCTCCTGCCGCAGCGGCTCGGGGACCTTGAGCGGGACCAGCTTGCCGTTGATCCGGAAGATGGGGGGAAGCCCCACCTTGAGGTGCACGTCCGAGGCGCCGTGCTTGGCCGCGGCCCGGAGGATTTCGTTCAGCTCCAAGGCGTCACGCTCCTTCCGTCACGGGTTTCCCGGACTCCCCGATTCCCCGCTTCGCGAGGATCCTTCTCCCCAGGTCGCCGGCCATCTCCGGGTGCTCCTTGAGGAAGATCCGCGCGTTCTCCCTCCCCTGCCCGATCCGCTCCCCGCCGACAGAGTACCACGCGCCGCTTTTCTCCACGATATCGAGCTCCACCCCCAGGTCGAGGATGTCCCCCTCGCGGGAGATCCCCTCCCCGTAGAGGATGTCGAACTCCGCCTCGCGGAACGGCGGGGCGAGCTTGTTCTTCACCACCTTGACCCGCGTCCGCCCCCCGATGACGTCGTCGTCCTTCTTGATCTGGGAGATCCGGCGGATGTCCATCCGCACGGAGGCGTAGAACTTCAGGGCGTTCCCGCCGGTGGTCGTCTCGGGATTCCCGAACATCACCCCGATCTTCTGGCGGATCTGGTTGATGAAGATCACCGACGTCTGGGACTTGCTGATCGTCCCTGTGAGTTTGCGGAGCGCCTGGGACATCAGCCGCGCCTGCAGCCCCATGTGGGCGTCCCCCATCTCCCCCTCGATCTCCGCCTTGGGGACCAGCGCCGCCACGGAGTCGACCACCAGCACGTCGAGCGCCCCGCTGCGGACGAGCATCTCCGCGATCTCCAGCGCCTGCTCCCCCGTGTCCGGCTGCGAGATGAGGAGGTCCTCCGTGGAGATCCCGAGCTTCCTCGCGTACGCCAGGTCGAGCGCGTGCTCCGCGTCGACGAATCCCGCGATTCCTCCCTGCTTCTGCGCCTCGGCGATGATGTGGAGCGCCAGCGTGGTCTTCCCCGACGACTCCGGGCCGAAGATCTCGGTGACCCGTCCGCGGGGGATCCCTCCGATCCCCAGCGCCGCGTCCAGCGAGATCGCTCCGGTGGAGATGACCGCGACGTCCCGGGCGGGGAGATCCGATCCCAGCCGCATGATGGCGCCCTTGCCGTAATTCTTCTCGATCGCCGCGACGGCCATGTCGAGGGCCTTGCGGCGGTTCGCGTCCTGGCTCATGTACGGTTTCTCCTGTTCTTTTTACTTAGTGGCTCCCCCGGAGGGGAAATTCGCGGACGACGGCGTATGAAGCGCCCGCCGGGGAGAGGCGGCTTTCGAACAGCCGGAACGAGGTCACGGGCACGACGCCGAACCCTCGTCCGGCGAACGCCCGGACGAACCGTTCGCCCCACGCGGGAGGTAGCGCTCCGCGGGCGCGCCCGACCGTGATGTGCGGGTGGAACGGACGATCCTCCCGGGGGAACCCGGCCCCCGAAAGCGCGTTCTCCATATTCTGTTGCAACTCCCCGACCAATTCAAGCGGTTCACGGAAACCGGCCCAGAACACGCGGGGATTCCTCGTCCCCGGAAACGCCCCTCCCCCTTCGGCGACCAGCGAAAACGGGGGGACCGCGCCGGCGACGAAGGCAAGCGGGCCCTCCAGGGCGGGAATCGCCGCGGGCGCCCGTTCGCCCAGGAATTTCAGCGTTACGTGCAGATTCTCCCTGGGCACCCAGGACACCGGGGCGTGGCCCCCGCGCAACCCGTCCACCGCGTCGCCCACCGCATCCCGCACCCCGGCGGGCAGCCCGATCCCGACGAACAGCCTCACCCCGCGCCCTCCAGTGCGCGGGCGACCGCGGCCAGCGCCGCCCGTACGGTCGCCCGGCGGACCTCGGCCCGGTCCCCAGGGAACCGGTGCCGGTGCGAAAAGCGGCCCCCCCCGCGGGAGGCCACCGCGATCCACACCGTGCCGACCGGCTTGGCGCGGGTGCCGCCGCCGGGACCCGCCACCCCGGTCACGGCGACGGCGATGTCCGACCCGAACCGCCGGAGCGCTCCTTCCGCCATCGCCAGCGCCGTCTCGCGGCTGACCGCCCCCTTCGCGAGGAGCGTTTTCGCGGGAACTCCCAGCAGGGAGGTCTTCGAGCCGTCGTGATACGCGACGATCCCCCCGAGGAAATATTCCGATGCGCCGGGAATCCCGGTGATCGCCCCCGCGAGGAGACCCCCCGTGCACGACTCGGCGACCGCCACGCTCCTCCCCGATGCGAGGAGCATCCCGCCGATCCGTGCCGCCAGGCGAGGTGCCGCCAGGCGAGGCGTCACCCGGCCAGCCACAGGATCCCCCGGTACGCGGCCGCCGCGTACACCCCGGCGGCCAGGTCGTCCGCCACGACGTACGCCGGCCCCTCCCTCGCGTCGAACCACGCCGCCGGACCGAACTTGAACACGTCGAAGGCCCGGAACAGCAGGAAGAGCAGCAGCGCGTGACGCCACTCCCACGGGATCCCGGTGGCGGCGAGAAGCATTCCCGCGATCTCGTCGATCACCACCGAAGGCGGGTCCGGCCGCCCCGCGACCGCGATCTCCTCCCGAGCGGCGGGAATCGACACCAGGAGAACGGCGGCGAGCAGGAGGAAGTGCGCCGCACCCCACCCTCCGGTCCAGTACCAGAGTGGGAGGCAGACGAGAGTCCCGGCGGTCCCCGGCGCGACCGGGGAATACCCGGCACCGAAGCCGGTGGCGGTCGCGCGCAATCCCCGGCGCACCCACCGGTTTGCCCGAAAACGATTGACTTGAGCGGCGCCCATGACGGATATTTACTACTGTATGCCAACGATACCGCGATTTCCATCGACCGAATGACCGATCCCCCCGGACCCGCCGACGACCTGTTCCTGCAACGCGTGACGCAGGCCGTGACGGAGCTGGCCAAGGGAATGAAAACGGTCAGCTTTTACCCCGACGCCCACCCGCTTCTGATCCAGGCGATGTCGAAAATCCTCCTGCTGTTCGAGGAGATACCGGTCCCGGAGTCGGGGCTGGAGATCGGGGTCACGAGAAACGCCCTGCTCCTCAACGACACTCCGCTCCCCGGGGGCGGCGTCGTGAAGACGCTCGCGGACATCAACCGCGAGCTGTACATCCGCAGGGCGGCCCGCATCATCTTCCTCCCCGGCATGAAGGCCGAGGAAGTCGTCGCGTTCCTCAAGGTGATCACGGCGGACGTCGACCAGGTGCTCGACGCCGGAGGCCTGGAGAAGGCGCTGATGAAGGCGAAGGTCTCCCACATCTGGGCGAACCGCGTCGACTACGACCAGTTGACCGAGCTTCTCAAGATGGAGGAGCTCGAGGATCTCGAGGAGATCCCCGAAGCGCTTCTGGGCGACGAGGAAGTGCTCGTCCCGGGGAAGGAGCAGGTTCCCCCGGAGCTCGTCACGATCGACACCATCCTCGCCCGGATCGAGAAGGAGACCGACCCCGCCGCCTACCGGGAGCTCATCCTCGAGTTCTCGAATTTCCTCGCGGCGGAACGCCCGGAGCGGAGGATCGAGTACGCCACCCGGGCGATCTCCCTGTTCGTCCGCCACTTCGAGCACCCTCCCGGGGGAAACGAGGAGATCTCAAGGCTCGCGCGGATGGGGATCAAGGAGCTCGCGACCGACGATCTGATCGCGCACTACATCGGCCTGCTCCGGAAGCGGGGAACCCGTGGGCGGCGGGAGACGGAGACCGTCCTCGTCGCGCTCGAGGAGCGCTCCGTCGGCCCCCTTCTCCAGACGCTGGCCGAGGAGGAGGATCTTCTCGCGCGAAAGGCGATCGTCGAGATCGTGACGCGGATCGGCCGCGTCGCCGTGCCCGCCATCCTCGAGAATCTCTCCGATTCCCGGTGGTACATGGTCCGGAACATGATCACGGTGCTGGGCAGCCTCGGCATGCCGGACCTGGCCCCCCACGTGGCGTCGACCCTTTCCCACCCCGACCTCCGCGTGAAGAAGGAGGCGATCAAGGCGCTCTCCAAGATCCCGCACCCCTCCGCCGTGACCTCCCTGTGCGAACTCTGCTTCTTCCCGGAGGAGACGGTGGCCCTGACCGCCACGGCCGCGCTCGCCTCGAAGAGGGAGTCGGAGGCGGTCGTGGCGCTCTTCCGCCGGGCGGCCATGAAGAAGTTCCTCTACCCCAACTACCGGCTCGCCCACGAGGCGATCGACTCCCTCCGTTCCATCGGCACCGGGGACGCGGTCACGGCGCTCGAGCAGATCCTTTCGCTCAACGCGATCTTCCGGACGGAAAAATTCCGGGCGATGAAATCCCACGCCCTGAGGAGCATCTCAAAGATCAAGGGGGAGCATTCCAGGGAGGCGGTCGAACGGGCGCTCCGGTCCCCCGACCGGCACCTGAGATCCGAGGCGGAACGGGCGTTGAAGCGGCTGGAGAGCTGAACGCCCCGGGGGGAGAGCCATGACGGACCGGAAGCAGCTGGAAAACGCGATCGCCGGGATCGTGCGCCTCCTCGGAGCCTCGCTCAAGAACCGCGGACTCTACCCCGCCACCCATCCGCTGGTCCGCACCCCCGTGGAGAAGTGCCTCGCGCAGCTGAAGCCCCTGTTCTCGGACCGGGCGGAGCTGGCGTTGACCGTATCCGACGGGACCCTCGTGCTCGAGGGCGTTCCGATCTTCCAGCTCACGTCGTCGCTCGAGCTCTTCATGGCGCGGCTCGCCGGAATCGGCATCCCGTCCGTCATCTTCGAGAGGGGAGTCTCCGTCGAGGACGTGGAATACTTCGTCCGGTTCCTTCACGAGACGAAGGAGCAGGGGCTCTCCGTCACCGCGATCATGGAGCGCCTCTCCCGCGCCGGGGTGACGCACATCCGGGTGACCGGCGCGGAGGAGGACAAGGACGATTTCTCCCTCGCCCGCGAGATCTACGGGAACGCGATCGACGTCGTCGTCCAGGCGCTGAAGGACGTGCGCAGCGGGAAGATACCGAACGGGGCCGAGTCCGACCGGGCGGTTCGCGACATGGACGGCATGCTCTCGCGGAACCGGGACGCGATGCTCGCCCTCACGCTGATCAAGAACTTCGACGAATACACCTACAACCACTCGGTCAACGTCTCGATCCTGTCGCTCGCCGTGGCCGAGAGCCTGAACCTGCCGGAGCCGGACCGGGTGAGCGTCGGCGTCGCGGGGCTGCTCCACGACGTGGGGAAGACCCAGCTGGCGCTCGATCTGATCCGGAAGCCCGGCACCCTGACCGTGGACGAGTTCGAGGAGATCAAGAAACACCCGGAGGAGGGGTTCGCCATCCTGGGGAAGATGACGAACATCCAGGATGGAACCCGCAGCATGGTGCGGGAACACCACATGCGGTACGACCGGACCGGCTACCCGAGGCCGGAGCCCGAGTACCGGTTGAACCCGCACTCCCAGGTGATCGCGGTGGCCGACTGCTTCGACGCCCTGACGACGATGCGTTCGTACCAGAAGGCCCGTACGCCGGTCCAGGCCCTCGAGGTCATGCGGAAGCTCGCGGGGAAATCGCTCGACCCGGACCTCGTGCACCTCATGGAGCAGTCCCTGGGATTGTACCCGGTCGGCACGATGGTGCGGCTCAGCACGATGGAAATCGGGATCGTGACCGGCAACGCCGCGGGGGGCGTCGGGGTTCCGAAGATCGCGATCCTCTACGACCGCGCCGGGAACCCGCTGCCCGCCCCGCAACCGGCGGATCTTTCGGACGGCGGCCCGGACGGGAAGGCCCGCCGGGTCATTCTCGGAACGGTCAACCCGCTCCTCCACCCGTCCTTGTCGCTCGAAGGGATCCTGGCCACGGCGATGGCATAGGAAAAACCGCTACGGGCGGGACGACGTCCAGTTTCCCAGCGCGCCCGCGACCGCGGCCCGGACCATCTCGTTTCCGTCCGCGGCCCGCGACAGGATCTTCTCCCAGCCGCCCGCCTCCGTGAGACGCGAGAACGCCGC containing:
- a CDS encoding type IV pilus twitching motility protein PilT encodes the protein MELNEILRAAAKHGASDVHLKVGLPPIFRINGKLVPLKVPEPLRQEDLTAMTAVIFREDQKSRFERHHELDCAYSVQGLGRFRVNVFQQRGTIGLVLRLVPVGVRTFEDLHLPKVLEEIALEERGLVLCAGTTGCGKSTTLAAMVQFINTRRSCHIMTIEDPIEFLLRDNKSIINQRELGVDTSSFADALKSALRQDPDVILVGEMRDLETIETAITAAETGHLVLSTLHTLDAGETINRIVAAFPPFQQKQIRLQLASVLKAVVSQRLVPRADGAGRVPAAEVLLNTARVREYVEDKDKTRKIREAIQQGFVSYGMQTFDQSLMVLLKENLITLDEALRQATNADDFALRVRGVSSTSDLTWDDFDKAGPPKEP
- the recA gene encoding recombinase RecA encodes the protein MSQDANRRKALDMAVAAIEKNYGKGAIMRLGSDLPARDVAVISTGAISLDAALGIGGIPRGRVTEIFGPESSGKTTLALHIIAEAQKQGGIAGFVDAEHALDLAYARKLGISTEDLLISQPDTGEQALEIAEMLVRSGALDVLVVDSVAALVPKAEIEGEMGDAHMGLQARLMSQALRKLTGTISKSQTSVIFINQIRQKIGVMFGNPETTTGGNALKFYASVRMDIRRISQIKKDDDVIGGRTRVKVVKNKLAPPFREAEFDILYGEGISREGDILDLGVELDIVEKSGAWYSVGGERIGQGRENARIFLKEHPEMAGDLGRRILAKRGIGESGKPVTEGA
- the thpR gene encoding RNA 2',3'-cyclic phosphodiesterase is translated as MRLFVGIGLPAGVRDAVGDAVDGLRGGHAPVSWVPRENLHVTLKFLGERAPAAIPALEGPLAFVAGAVPPFSLVAEGGGAFPGTRNPRVFWAGFREPLELVGELQQNMENALSGAGFPREDRPFHPHITVGRARGALPPAWGERFVRAFAGRGFGVVPVTSFRLFESRLSPAGASYAVVREFPLRGSH
- a CDS encoding nicotinamide-nucleotide amidohydrolase family protein; amino-acid sequence: MLLASGRSVAVAESCTGGLLAGAITGIPGASEYFLGGIVAYHDGSKTSLLGVPAKTLLAKGAVSRETALAMAEGALRRFGSDIAVAVTGVAGPGGGTRAKPVGTVWIAVASRGGGRFSHRHRFPGDRAEVRRATVRAALAAVARALEGAG
- a CDS encoding phosphatidylglycerophosphatase A, with translation MRRGLRATATGFGAGYSPVAPGTAGTLVCLPLWYWTGGWGAAHFLLLAAVLLVSIPAAREEIAVAGRPDPPSVVIDEIAGMLLAATGIPWEWRHALLLFLLFRAFDVFKFGPAAWFDAREGPAYVVADDLAAGVYAAAAYRGILWLAG
- a CDS encoding HEAT repeat domain-containing protein, which gives rise to MTDPPGPADDLFLQRVTQAVTELAKGMKTVSFYPDAHPLLIQAMSKILLLFEEIPVPESGLEIGVTRNALLLNDTPLPGGGVVKTLADINRELYIRRAARIIFLPGMKAEEVVAFLKVITADVDQVLDAGGLEKALMKAKVSHIWANRVDYDQLTELLKMEELEDLEEIPEALLGDEEVLVPGKEQVPPELVTIDTILARIEKETDPAAYRELILEFSNFLAAERPERRIEYATRAISLFVRHFEHPPGGNEEISRLARMGIKELATDDLIAHYIGLLRKRGTRGRRETETVLVALEERSVGPLLQTLAEEEDLLARKAIVEIVTRIGRVAVPAILENLSDSRWYMVRNMITVLGSLGMPDLAPHVASTLSHPDLRVKKEAIKALSKIPHPSAVTSLCELCFFPEETVALTATAALASKRESEAVVALFRRAAMKKFLYPNYRLAHEAIDSLRSIGTGDAVTALEQILSLNAIFRTEKFRAMKSHALRSISKIKGEHSREAVERALRSPDRHLRSEAERALKRLES